One stretch of Actinacidiphila sp. DG2A-62 DNA includes these proteins:
- a CDS encoding acyl-CoA thioesterase, producing the protein MPQPYYEIRHMVGFEETNLVGNVYYVNYLRWQGRCREMFLQQKAPAVLDDIRDDLKLFTLKCECEFFAEITAFDELSIRMRLEDLTQTQVQFAFDYVRVREGGVEDVVARGRQRVACMRGPNTDTRPTRVPDALVAALAPYATGAAAAMVGSRSEALTAAQSGS; encoded by the coding sequence ATGCCCCAGCCGTACTACGAGATCCGGCACATGGTCGGGTTCGAGGAGACGAACCTGGTCGGCAACGTGTACTACGTCAACTACCTGCGCTGGCAGGGGCGGTGCCGGGAGATGTTCCTCCAGCAGAAGGCGCCGGCCGTGCTGGACGACATCCGCGACGACCTCAAGCTCTTCACGCTGAAGTGCGAGTGCGAGTTCTTCGCGGAGATCACCGCCTTCGACGAGCTGTCGATCCGGATGCGCCTGGAGGACCTGACCCAGACCCAGGTCCAGTTCGCCTTCGACTACGTGCGGGTGCGGGAGGGCGGCGTGGAGGACGTCGTCGCCCGCGGCCGGCAGCGGGTGGCGTGCATGCGCGGCCCGAACACCGACACCCGGCCGACCCGGGTGCCGGACGCGCTGGTCGCGGCCCTCGCCCCGTACGCCACCGGCGCGGCCGCCGCGATGGTCGGCAGCCGGTCGGAGGCCCTGACCGCCGCGCAGTCGGGGAGCTGA
- a CDS encoding MFS transporter: MFVAVFVSNVDLFVVNVALPDVGRDFHGASLGSLSWILNAYAIVFASLLVVAGRLADRHGQRSGFLLGLGLFTAGSALCAAAGNVPVLVAARVAQAGGAAVLLPTSLALMLAVTPAARRPAMVRAWSAVGAVAAALGPVLGGLLVQASWRWVFVINVPIGVLALVVGIRVLPRLTPDASGPGPDLLGAVLLTASVGALSLGLVQGNDWGWGSGRVVGSFVAAGVLLALFLAQSRRHPAPMVEMAILRISRFSTASLATLLFALAFAGMILSSALWLQNVWGYSALRTGLAMAPGPLMVPPLAAASGALIKRFGAGPVSAVGNLVFGGGVLYWAANAGAGHHYASDLLPGFLIGGIGVGLTLPTLTAAGAIALPPQRFATGSAILTMARQLGSVLGVAVLIGILGTPHSVAGVVSGYHHGWEGLAAASVLAAGAALAVRRPSPAGQAPAAGAADSSVGAGPASLVEQ; encoded by the coding sequence GTGTTCGTCGCCGTGTTCGTGTCCAATGTCGACCTCTTCGTGGTGAACGTCGCGCTCCCGGACGTCGGCCGCGACTTCCACGGCGCCTCGCTGGGATCACTGTCCTGGATCCTGAACGCGTACGCCATCGTCTTCGCCTCACTGCTGGTGGTCGCCGGCCGGCTCGCGGACCGGCACGGCCAGCGGTCCGGATTCCTGCTGGGACTGGGCCTGTTCACGGCCGGCTCCGCGCTGTGCGCCGCGGCGGGCAACGTACCGGTGCTGGTCGCCGCGCGGGTCGCCCAGGCGGGCGGGGCCGCGGTGCTGCTGCCCACCTCGCTGGCCCTGATGCTCGCCGTCACCCCGGCGGCCCGGCGGCCCGCGATGGTCCGGGCGTGGAGCGCGGTCGGCGCGGTCGCCGCCGCGCTCGGCCCGGTGCTCGGCGGACTGCTGGTGCAGGCCAGTTGGCGCTGGGTGTTCGTGATCAACGTGCCGATCGGCGTGCTGGCCCTGGTGGTCGGCATCAGGGTGCTGCCCAGGCTCACGCCCGACGCGTCGGGGCCGGGCCCCGACCTGCTCGGCGCGGTGCTGCTGACCGCGTCCGTCGGCGCGCTGTCCCTGGGCCTGGTGCAGGGCAACGACTGGGGCTGGGGCAGCGGCCGGGTGGTCGGCAGCTTCGTCGCGGCCGGCGTGCTGCTCGCGCTCTTCCTGGCGCAGTCCCGCCGGCACCCGGCGCCGATGGTGGAGATGGCGATCCTGCGCATCTCCCGCTTCAGCACCGCGAGTCTGGCGACGCTGCTGTTCGCGCTGGCCTTCGCCGGGATGATCCTGTCCTCCGCGCTGTGGCTGCAGAACGTGTGGGGCTACTCGGCACTGCGCACCGGCCTGGCGATGGCGCCGGGCCCGCTGATGGTGCCGCCGCTGGCCGCCGCCTCCGGCGCGCTGATCAAGCGCTTCGGCGCGGGCCCGGTGTCCGCGGTGGGCAACCTCGTCTTCGGCGGCGGCGTGCTCTACTGGGCGGCCAACGCCGGGGCCGGCCACCACTACGCGAGCGACCTGCTGCCGGGCTTCCTGATCGGCGGCATCGGCGTCGGCCTGACCCTGCCCACTTTGACCGCGGCCGGCGCCATCGCGCTGCCCCCGCAGCGCTTCGCCACCGGCTCGGCGATCCTCACGATGGCGCGGCAGCTGGGCTCGGTGCTGGGCGTCGCGGTGCTGATCGGCATCCTCGGCACGCCGCACTCGGTGGCCGGCGTCGTCTCCGGCTACCACCACGGCTGGGAGGGGCTCGCCGCGGCCAGCGTGCTGGCGGCCGGCGCGGCGCTCGCGGTACGGCGGCCGAGCCCGGCGGGCCAGGCCCCCGCGGCCGGCGCGGCCGACTCGTCGGTGGGCGCGGGCCCGGCCTCGCTCGTCGAGCAGTGA
- a CDS encoding flavin reductase family protein: MRHDECRRDHQRGTGHSAGRGFAPGRRAPAPVGQITQIADIEEIEHDRDTLRSVFGAFATGITVVTASPDSPMGMTANSFTSVSLSPPLALVCVDRKAAIHDAILAEGMFAVSVLSTEQEQVAKYFASHSRPRGEQEFAAVESEPGPCTGAPVLSGALAWVECSLVAVHDGGDHSIFVGSVLDLGHGSGSEALLFHGGRFHRITSSAA, encoded by the coding sequence ATGCGCCATGACGAGTGCCGACGAGATCACCAGCGCGGCACGGGTCACTCCGCCGGCCGGGGGTTCGCCCCTGGCCGGCGGGCCCCCGCCCCGGTCGGGCAAATCACCCAGATCGCGGACATCGAGGAGATCGAGCACGACCGGGACACGCTGCGGTCGGTGTTCGGCGCCTTCGCCACCGGCATCACGGTGGTGACGGCGAGCCCCGACTCCCCGATGGGGATGACGGCGAACTCCTTCACCTCGGTGTCGCTGAGCCCGCCGCTGGCCCTGGTCTGCGTGGACCGCAAGGCCGCGATCCACGACGCGATCCTGGCCGAGGGGATGTTCGCGGTCTCGGTGCTGTCCACCGAGCAGGAGCAGGTCGCGAAGTACTTCGCCAGCCACTCCCGGCCGCGCGGTGAGCAGGAGTTCGCCGCGGTGGAGTCCGAGCCCGGCCCGTGCACCGGGGCGCCGGTGCTCTCCGGGGCGCTGGCCTGGGTGGAGTGCAGCCTGGTCGCGGTGCACGACGGCGGCGACCACTCCATCTTCGTGGGCTCGGTCCTCGACCTCGGGCACGGCTCGGGGAGCGAGGCGCTGCTCTTCCACGGAGGCCGCTTCCACCGCATCACCTCCAGCGCCGCCTAG
- a CDS encoding enediyne biosynthesis protein — MTDTVLHQPVGGPSPACPATTTPPAPKRKGNNDPRYLALRNFAISISIFNTFGYTLLGFEQPWLWPFIAVASGYTIEITFELISAWAQQRQPRFMGNGMRGLYEFLLPAHITSLAVNMLLYANNQLLPIIFGVFVGVAGKHALQAPVNGRMRHFMNPSNFGITMSLLLFGNWLSIAPPYEFTEKANTFWRVMIPVVIATAGTVINGVLTKRVMLIMGWMGGFLIEGAIRHGIWHVALFSAWGPMTGVAFVLFTNYMITDPGTTPSKGRNQFIFGAGVAVMYAVMMEFNVVYTLFFATSAVCLIRGLMWWGIHFYKKSQAKQAAPAAVAPGGNVGAVA; from the coding sequence ATGACTGACACGGTCCTGCACCAGCCCGTGGGCGGTCCCTCGCCCGCCTGCCCGGCGACCACGACGCCACCGGCCCCCAAGCGCAAGGGCAACAACGACCCGCGCTACCTGGCGCTGCGCAACTTCGCCATCAGCATCTCCATCTTCAACACCTTCGGCTACACCCTGCTCGGCTTCGAGCAGCCGTGGCTGTGGCCGTTCATCGCGGTGGCCTCCGGCTACACCATCGAGATCACCTTCGAGCTGATCAGCGCCTGGGCGCAGCAGCGCCAGCCGCGCTTCATGGGCAACGGCATGCGCGGCCTCTACGAGTTCCTGCTGCCGGCGCACATCACCTCGCTCGCGGTGAACATGCTGCTGTACGCCAACAACCAGCTGCTGCCGATCATCTTCGGCGTCTTCGTCGGCGTGGCCGGCAAGCACGCGCTGCAGGCCCCGGTCAACGGCCGGATGCGGCACTTCATGAACCCGTCGAACTTCGGCATCACGATGTCGCTGCTGCTGTTCGGCAACTGGCTGAGCATCGCGCCGCCGTACGAGTTCACCGAGAAGGCCAACACCTTCTGGCGGGTGATGATCCCAGTCGTCATCGCGACCGCGGGCACCGTCATCAACGGCGTGCTCACCAAGCGCGTGATGCTGATCATGGGCTGGATGGGCGGCTTCCTCATCGAGGGCGCCATCCGCCACGGCATCTGGCACGTGGCGCTGTTCTCGGCCTGGGGGCCGATGACCGGTGTCGCCTTCGTGCTGTTCACCAACTACATGATCACCGACCCGGGGACAACACCGTCCAAGGGCCGTAACCAGTTCATCTTCGGCGCCGGCGTCGCCGTGATGTACGCGGTGATGATGGAGTTCAACGTCGTCTACACCCTCTTCTTCGCCACCAGCGCGGTCTGCCTGATCCGCGGCCTGATGTGGTGGGGCATTCACTTCTACAAGAAGTCCCAGGCCAAGCAGGCGGCTCCGGCCGCCGTGGCCCCGGGCGGGAACGTGGGGGCGGTCGCGTGA
- a CDS encoding cytochrome P450, with translation MNKNRIEVIAEAARLYGDATRIPLGPKTLYLFNHPDYAKHVLADNPLNYHKGIGLQHARKVIGDGLLTSEGDRWKAQRKTIQPVFQAKRINAQLGAVADEAQNLVKSLRSHIGQGTVDVRSLMTDLTLGVLGRTLLDFDLSEYATLGEDFEAVQNQAMFEMMTLNAVPTWAPFPMHNRFRKARRNLLEVVARLTAERRAHPSKDGDDVVSRLIQSTERETDRARALASMRDDLMTLLLAGHETTASTLSWAFYLVDKHPEVRERLHQEAVEVLGDGPMTLEDMHKLTYTTQVLEEVMRMYPAVWLLPRIAQQEDEIGGFHVPAGADVLICPYTLQRHPDFWEDPDRFDPERFAPGKAAKRARYAYIPFGAGPRFCVGNTLGMMEATVVLASVARELKLTAGPGFKAFGEPMLTLRIRGGLPMTVHAAS, from the coding sequence ATGAACAAGAACCGGATCGAGGTGATCGCCGAGGCCGCCAGGCTCTACGGGGACGCGACCCGCATCCCGCTCGGCCCCAAGACCCTCTACCTGTTCAACCATCCCGACTACGCCAAGCACGTGCTGGCCGACAACCCGCTCAACTACCACAAGGGCATCGGCCTGCAGCACGCCCGCAAGGTCATCGGCGACGGCCTGCTGACCAGCGAGGGCGACCGCTGGAAGGCGCAGCGCAAGACGATCCAGCCGGTCTTCCAGGCCAAGCGCATCAACGCCCAGCTCGGGGCCGTCGCCGACGAGGCCCAGAACCTGGTCAAGAGCCTGCGCTCGCACATCGGCCAGGGCACGGTCGACGTGCGCTCGCTGATGACCGACCTGACCCTGGGCGTGCTCGGCCGCACCCTGCTGGACTTCGACCTGAGCGAGTACGCCACGCTCGGCGAGGACTTCGAGGCCGTCCAGAACCAGGCCATGTTCGAGATGATGACGCTCAACGCGGTGCCGACCTGGGCGCCGTTCCCGATGCACAACCGCTTCCGCAAGGCCCGCCGCAACCTGCTGGAGGTCGTCGCCCGGCTCACCGCCGAACGGCGCGCCCACCCCAGCAAGGACGGCGACGACGTGGTGTCGCGGCTGATCCAGTCCACCGAGCGGGAGACCGACCGGGCCCGGGCGCTCGCCAGCATGCGCGACGACCTGATGACGCTGCTGCTGGCCGGCCACGAGACCACCGCCTCCACCCTCAGCTGGGCGTTCTACCTGGTGGACAAGCACCCGGAGGTCCGCGAGCGGCTGCACCAGGAGGCCGTGGAGGTCCTCGGCGACGGTCCGATGACGCTCGAGGACATGCACAAGCTCACGTACACCACGCAGGTCCTCGAAGAGGTCATGCGGATGTACCCGGCGGTGTGGCTGCTGCCGCGCATCGCCCAGCAGGAGGACGAGATCGGCGGGTTCCACGTGCCGGCCGGCGCGGACGTGCTGATCTGCCCGTACACCCTGCAGCGGCACCCGGACTTCTGGGAGGACCCGGACCGCTTCGACCCGGAGCGGTTCGCGCCCGGCAAGGCCGCCAAGCGGGCCCGGTACGCGTACATCCCGTTCGGCGCGGGTCCGCGCTTCTGCGTCGGCAACACGCTGGGGATGATGGAGGCGACCGTCGTGCTCGCGTCGGTCGCCCGCGAGCTGAAGCTGACCGCGGGCCCGGGCTTCAAGGCCTTCGGCGAGCCGATGCTGACGCTGCGCATCCGCGGCGGACTGCCGATGACCGTGCACGCCGCGAGCTGA
- a CDS encoding type I polyketide synthase produces MSETEKNERIAVVGIACRYPDADGPEEMWRNVLAGRRAFRRLPDVRMRREDYYSPDPEAPDRFYTQKAAVLEGYSFDRVKHRIAGSTYRSTDLTHWLALETAARALEDAGFPEGNNMAGLNTGVVIGNSLTGEFSRANIMRLRWPYVKRTVGAALREQGWDDVQLGEFLGALEERYKSPFPPIDEDSLAGGLANTIAGRICNHFDFKGGGYTVDGACSSSLLSVTTGANALVSGQLDVAIVGGVDLSIDPFEVIGFAKTGALAKGEMKVYDKGSNGFWPGEGCGMLVLMRDEDARARGLFRYATIAGWGYSSDGKGGITRPEASGHRLAIQRAYARAGFGFDTVRYIEGHGTGTAVGDETELRAFTEERLAAGGVEAAISTVKGNFGHTKAAAGVAGLIKAILAVRHQVIPPATSHYEDHPVLTAETKALRVPDQAELWPEGAPIRAGISSMGFGGINAHLVVEHADGAKREKIGKVTKRLVRSRQDAEVLLLDAESTGDLRGQVAHLAEFTQQLSFAELGDLAATLHKELGSRKVRAAVVARSPEEAAARFAKLLTLLDGGARSVVDSKEGIFLGSRRKAPKIGLLFPGQGAGRRADGGAISRRFESVEALYQANPLPEGVDIVNTAVAQPRIATSSVAGLRVLDELGITAIGAVGHSLGELTALHWAGAMDEDTLLRTAAIRGAAMSEEGDSDGTMAGISAPPEEVEPLLSGEPVVIAGYNGPRQTVISGPVAAIARVTRKAAGQGLDVSRIAVSHAFHSPAVAPAAATLRAHLDNETFGELTGTVASTVTGGVLPADVSVPELLERQVLQPVRFTEALEELAADVDLFLEVGPGRILRGLATEIAPDIPTVSLETDSPSLQGVLQAVAAAFALGAPVKTEALFADRFTRPLSLDKEFSFLASPAESAPEGEFLTVAASASVAAPARRAAVPEQRGSGQVAVAVAEPGGGAGSGGAGDAGTPAPTGESTLQMLLRLAAERAELPLEAVRPESNAIDELHLSSITVGQILAQTSREMGVTAPLATSAMATSTLAELAAMLDELAATENAQDSEVQITAPGVGPWVRAFAVDKVPAQAGPALGSGESGNWQLFATERHPLGEPLLAELSRAGLGDGVLLALPEDTDEEHTGLMLSAVRAVLAQPGSRLVTVGSRRGAAGIAKTLHLENPAVATTVVSLPLAGDLSPERLRKAVADITADVGATSGFSEVFYDADGERTVPVLRPLPPVAAAPGSLPLDSTDVLLVTGGGKGITAECALSLAQDTGASLALLGRSDPARDPELAMNLERMRAAGVSFEYLRADVTNADEVKAAVSAARESLGPVTAVLHGSGRNEPQGLASLDESSFRRTLAPKIGGLEAVLAATDPAELKLLVTFASIIGRAGLRGEGDYATANDWLTDYTHRIQERFPETRCLALEWSVWSGAGMGERLGVLESLMRDGIAPISPADGIAVLNQLLADPQAPTSVVVMGRAEGLPTLTLPEREVPLLRFLERVQVHYPDVELVVDANLTAQDDLYLADHLLDGDLLFPAVLGMEAMVQTAGALTGRKEAPSLRDMEFLRPIVVPVEGSTTIRIAALAEDERTVRVVIRSADTNFQADHFTAVLEYGTARQEEAAEAPRTSALPLDPKAELYGPVLFQGGRFQRLAGYRQLQAKGAVAEISNISPDPWFGSFHPGELVLADPGTRDAMMHALQCCVPDATLLPAGIERLDLADPQRAAGLDQVTLHAAERSREGDTYIYDLEVRDPEGGLVERWTGLKLQAVRKLDGSGPWVPTLLGPFLQRRTEWLLPREMRVAVLEDGDEPAKGVAARRRRAAAALEVARGMQTHVRYRPDGKPETDGAHISASHGAGVTLAVAADVPVGCDVEPVKARSAEDWSGMLGAEGSALAALLAQETGESLDIAATRVWGAVECLRKTGHARVELVAAGGARDDKWVLLRSGDATVATFVTSLRSVDDPVVFALCVEGSE; encoded by the coding sequence GTGAGCGAGACCGAGAAGAACGAGCGGATCGCGGTGGTCGGCATAGCCTGCCGCTACCCGGACGCCGACGGACCCGAGGAGATGTGGCGCAACGTGCTGGCCGGGCGGCGGGCCTTCCGCCGGCTGCCGGACGTGCGGATGCGGCGCGAGGACTACTACTCGCCCGACCCGGAGGCGCCCGACCGGTTCTACACCCAGAAGGCGGCGGTCCTGGAGGGCTACTCCTTCGACCGGGTCAAGCACCGGATCGCGGGCAGCACCTACCGCTCCACGGACCTGACGCACTGGCTGGCGCTGGAGACCGCCGCCCGCGCGCTGGAGGACGCCGGGTTCCCCGAGGGGAACAACATGGCGGGCCTGAACACCGGCGTGGTCATCGGCAACTCGCTGACCGGCGAGTTCAGCCGGGCGAACATCATGCGGCTGCGCTGGCCGTACGTGAAGCGCACGGTGGGCGCGGCGCTGCGCGAGCAGGGCTGGGACGACGTGCAGCTGGGCGAGTTCCTCGGCGCGCTGGAGGAGCGCTACAAGAGCCCCTTCCCGCCGATCGACGAGGACTCGCTGGCCGGCGGCCTGGCCAACACCATCGCGGGCCGGATCTGCAACCACTTCGACTTCAAGGGCGGCGGCTACACCGTCGACGGCGCCTGCTCCTCGTCCCTGCTGTCGGTGACCACGGGCGCCAACGCCCTGGTCAGCGGCCAGCTGGACGTGGCGATCGTGGGCGGCGTCGACCTGAGCATCGACCCGTTCGAGGTGATCGGCTTCGCCAAGACCGGCGCCCTGGCCAAGGGCGAGATGAAGGTCTACGACAAGGGCTCCAACGGCTTCTGGCCCGGTGAGGGCTGTGGCATGCTCGTCCTGATGCGGGACGAGGACGCCCGGGCGCGCGGCCTGTTCCGCTACGCCACCATCGCCGGCTGGGGCTACTCCTCCGACGGCAAGGGCGGCATCACCCGCCCCGAGGCCAGCGGCCACCGGCTGGCGATCCAGCGGGCGTACGCGCGGGCCGGCTTCGGCTTCGACACCGTCCGCTACATCGAGGGCCACGGCACCGGCACCGCGGTCGGCGACGAGACCGAGCTGCGGGCGTTCACCGAGGAGCGCCTGGCGGCCGGCGGCGTTGAGGCCGCGATCAGCACCGTCAAGGGCAACTTCGGGCACACCAAGGCCGCGGCCGGCGTGGCCGGCCTGATCAAGGCCATCCTCGCGGTGCGCCACCAGGTGATCCCGCCGGCGACCAGCCACTACGAGGACCACCCGGTGCTCACCGCGGAGACCAAGGCGCTGCGGGTGCCGGACCAGGCCGAGCTGTGGCCCGAGGGCGCCCCGATCCGCGCCGGCATCTCCTCGATGGGCTTCGGCGGCATCAACGCCCACCTGGTGGTGGAGCACGCCGACGGCGCCAAGCGGGAGAAGATCGGCAAGGTCACCAAGCGGCTGGTGCGTTCGCGCCAGGACGCCGAGGTGCTGCTGCTGGACGCCGAGAGCACCGGCGACCTGCGCGGCCAGGTGGCGCACCTGGCCGAGTTCACCCAGCAGCTGTCCTTCGCCGAGCTGGGCGACCTGGCGGCCACCCTGCACAAGGAGCTGGGCTCCCGCAAGGTGCGCGCCGCGGTCGTGGCGCGCAGCCCGGAGGAGGCCGCGGCCCGCTTCGCCAAGCTGCTGACGCTGCTCGACGGCGGCGCCCGCTCGGTGGTGGACTCCAAGGAGGGCATCTTCCTCGGCAGCCGCCGCAAGGCGCCGAAGATCGGCCTGCTCTTCCCGGGGCAGGGCGCCGGCCGCCGGGCCGACGGCGGTGCGATCAGCCGCCGCTTCGAGTCCGTCGAGGCGCTGTACCAGGCGAACCCGCTGCCCGAGGGCGTCGACATCGTCAACACCGCCGTGGCGCAGCCGCGGATCGCCACCTCCTCGGTGGCGGGCCTGCGGGTGCTCGACGAGCTGGGCATCACCGCGATCGGCGCGGTCGGCCACAGCCTCGGCGAGCTGACCGCCCTGCACTGGGCGGGCGCGATGGACGAGGACACCCTGCTGCGCACCGCCGCGATCCGCGGCGCCGCGATGAGCGAGGAGGGCGACAGCGACGGCACCATGGCCGGCATCTCCGCGCCGCCGGAGGAGGTCGAGCCGCTGCTGTCCGGCGAGCCGGTGGTCATCGCCGGTTACAACGGGCCGCGGCAGACGGTCATCTCCGGTCCGGTCGCGGCGATCGCGCGGGTCACCCGCAAGGCCGCGGGCCAGGGCCTGGACGTGTCCAGGATCGCCGTCTCGCACGCCTTCCACTCCCCCGCCGTGGCCCCCGCGGCCGCGACGCTGCGCGCGCACCTGGACAACGAGACGTTCGGCGAGCTGACCGGCACGGTCGCCTCCACGGTGACCGGCGGCGTGCTGCCGGCCGACGTCTCGGTGCCCGAGCTGCTGGAGCGCCAGGTGCTGCAGCCGGTGCGGTTCACCGAGGCGCTGGAGGAGCTGGCGGCGGACGTCGACCTGTTCCTCGAGGTCGGCCCCGGCCGCATCCTGCGGGGTCTGGCGACCGAGATCGCGCCGGACATCCCGACGGTCTCGCTGGAGACCGACAGCCCCTCGCTGCAGGGCGTCCTGCAGGCGGTGGCGGCGGCGTTCGCGCTCGGCGCGCCGGTGAAGACCGAGGCGCTGTTCGCGGACCGGTTCACCCGGCCGCTGTCGCTGGACAAGGAGTTCAGCTTCCTGGCCAGCCCGGCGGAGTCCGCGCCCGAGGGCGAGTTCCTCACCGTCGCCGCGTCGGCGTCGGTGGCCGCGCCGGCGCGCCGCGCCGCGGTCCCGGAGCAGCGCGGGTCGGGTCAGGTGGCCGTGGCGGTCGCCGAGCCCGGCGGCGGCGCCGGCTCTGGCGGCGCGGGCGACGCCGGAACCCCGGCGCCGACCGGCGAGAGCACACTGCAGATGCTGCTGCGGCTCGCCGCCGAGCGGGCCGAACTGCCGCTGGAGGCGGTCCGGCCGGAGAGCAACGCGATCGACGAGCTGCACCTCAGCTCGATCACCGTCGGCCAGATCCTGGCCCAGACCTCGCGCGAGATGGGGGTGACCGCGCCGCTGGCGACCTCCGCCATGGCGACGTCCACCCTCGCCGAACTCGCCGCGATGCTGGACGAGCTGGCCGCGACGGAGAACGCGCAGGACAGCGAGGTGCAGATCACAGCGCCGGGCGTGGGTCCGTGGGTGCGGGCCTTCGCGGTGGACAAGGTCCCCGCGCAGGCCGGACCCGCGCTCGGCTCGGGCGAGTCGGGCAACTGGCAGCTGTTCGCCACCGAGCGGCACCCGCTCGGCGAACCGCTGCTGGCCGAGCTGAGCCGGGCCGGGCTCGGCGACGGCGTGCTGCTCGCACTGCCCGAGGACACCGATGAGGAGCACACCGGGCTGATGCTGTCCGCGGTGCGGGCCGTGCTGGCCCAGCCCGGCAGCCGGCTGGTGACGGTGGGCTCCCGCAGGGGCGCGGCGGGCATCGCCAAGACCCTGCACCTGGAGAACCCGGCGGTGGCCACCACGGTGGTCAGCCTCCCGCTGGCCGGCGACCTGTCGCCGGAGCGGCTGCGGAAGGCCGTCGCGGACATCACCGCCGACGTGGGCGCCACGTCGGGCTTCAGCGAGGTGTTCTACGACGCCGACGGCGAGCGCACGGTGCCGGTGCTGCGGCCGCTGCCGCCGGTGGCCGCCGCTCCCGGCTCGCTGCCGCTGGACAGCACCGACGTGCTGCTGGTGACCGGCGGCGGCAAGGGCATCACCGCCGAGTGCGCGCTGTCGCTGGCCCAGGACACCGGGGCCTCGCTGGCGCTGCTCGGCCGCTCCGACCCGGCCCGGGACCCCGAGCTGGCGATGAACCTGGAGCGGATGCGCGCGGCCGGCGTGTCGTTCGAGTACCTGCGGGCCGACGTGACCAACGCCGACGAGGTCAAGGCGGCGGTCTCCGCCGCCCGCGAGTCGCTCGGCCCGGTCACCGCGGTGCTGCACGGCAGCGGCCGCAACGAGCCGCAGGGGCTGGCCAGCCTCGACGAGTCCTCGTTCCGCCGGACGCTGGCGCCGAAGATCGGCGGTCTGGAGGCGGTGCTCGCCGCCACCGACCCGGCGGAGCTGAAGCTGCTGGTGACCTTCGCCAGCATCATCGGCCGGGCCGGTCTGCGCGGCGAGGGCGACTACGCCACCGCCAACGACTGGCTGACCGACTACACCCACCGGATCCAGGAGCGCTTCCCCGAGACCCGCTGCCTGGCGCTGGAGTGGTCGGTGTGGTCCGGCGCCGGCATGGGCGAGCGGCTCGGCGTGCTGGAGTCGCTGATGCGCGACGGCATCGCGCCGATCTCGCCGGCCGACGGCATCGCGGTGCTCAACCAGCTGCTCGCCGACCCGCAGGCGCCCACCTCGGTGGTCGTCATGGGCCGCGCCGAGGGGCTGCCGACGCTGACGCTGCCGGAGCGCGAGGTGCCGCTGCTGCGGTTCCTGGAGCGGGTCCAGGTCCACTACCCCGACGTGGAACTCGTCGTGGACGCGAACCTGACCGCGCAGGACGACCTGTACCTGGCCGACCACCTGCTCGACGGGGACCTGCTGTTCCCCGCCGTGCTGGGCATGGAGGCGATGGTGCAGACCGCGGGGGCGCTGACCGGCCGCAAGGAGGCCCCGAGCCTGCGCGACATGGAGTTCCTGCGGCCGATCGTGGTGCCCGTCGAGGGCAGCACGACGATCCGGATCGCCGCGCTGGCCGAGGACGAGCGGACCGTGCGGGTGGTGATCCGCAGCGCGGACACCAACTTCCAGGCGGACCACTTCACCGCGGTGCTGGAGTACGGGACGGCGCGGCAGGAGGAGGCGGCCGAGGCGCCGCGCACCTCGGCGCTGCCGCTGGACCCGAAGGCGGAGCTGTACGGGCCGGTGCTGTTCCAGGGCGGCCGTTTCCAGCGGCTGGCCGGCTACCGGCAGCTGCAGGCCAAGGGCGCGGTGGCGGAGATCTCCAACATCTCGCCCGACCCGTGGTTCGGTTCGTTCCACCCCGGCGAGCTGGTGCTCGCCGACCCCGGCACCCGTGACGCGATGATGCACGCGCTGCAGTGCTGCGTCCCGGACGCCACGCTGCTGCCGGCCGGCATCGAGCGGCTGGACCTGGCCGACCCGCAGCGTGCCGCGGGCCTGGACCAGGTGACGCTGCACGCGGCCGAGCGGTCCCGCGAGGGCGACACGTACATCTACGACCTGGAGGTCCGCGACCCCGAGGGCGGCCTGGTCGAGCGCTGGACGGGTCTGAAGCTCCAGGCGGTCCGCAAGCTGGACGGCTCCGGGCCGTGGGTCCCGACGCTGCTCGGCCCGTTCCTGCAGCGCCGCACCGAGTGGCTGCTGCCGCGGGAGATGCGGGTCGCGGTGCTGGAGGACGGCGACGAGCCGGCCAAGGGGGTGGCGGCGCGCCGCCGCCGCGCCGCCGCGGCGCTGGAGGTCGCGCGCGGCATGCAGACGCACGTGCGCTACCGCCCGGACGGCAAGCCGGAGACCGACGGCGCGCACATCTCGGCGTCGCACGGCGCCGGGGTGACGCTCGCGGTCGCCGCGGACGTGCCGGTCGGCTGCGACGTCGAGCCGGTCAAGGCGCGGTCCGCCGAGGACTGGTCGGGCATGCTCGGCGCCGAGGGCTCGGCGCTGGCCGCGCTGCTCGCGCAGGAGACCGGCGAGTCCCTGGACATCGCCGCCACCCGCGTGTGGGGCGCCGTGGAGTGCCTGCGCAAGACCGGGCACGCCCGGGTCGAGCTGGTCGCCGCGGGCGGCGCCCGGGACGACAAGTGGGTGCTGCTGCGGTCCGGCGACGCGACCGTCGCCACCTTCGTGACGTCGCTGCGGTCGGTCGACGACCCGGTGGTGTTCGCACTGTGCGTGGAAGGGAGTGAATGA